One genomic window of Mucilaginibacter sp. SJ includes the following:
- a CDS encoding FKBP-type peptidyl-prolyl cis-trans isomerase: protein MNRILLVLLLLSTIVFGCVKSSVDPAVQYRAQAAIDDKIISDYLAANTSIKAKRVDTTGVYYIVNDGEGGTGNVLYTSSTQVTVGYTGKILTSGVVFAQTDQFHPTYILGGVIKGWQLGIPQIKPGGKVRLLIPSRYAYGPYAQDSIHLPANSVLDFQIQLYNVTN from the coding sequence ATGAACAGGATACTGTTAGTTTTACTGCTGTTAAGCACCATTGTTTTTGGATGTGTTAAATCATCTGTTGACCCTGCTGTACAATACCGGGCACAGGCCGCTATTGATGATAAGATCATAAGCGACTACCTTGCTGCCAATACATCGATAAAGGCGAAGCGGGTGGATACAACAGGTGTTTATTACATAGTAAACGATGGAGAAGGAGGAACAGGTAATGTGCTTTACACCAGTTCGACACAGGTTACAGTTGGTTATACCGGCAAAATACTAACATCGGGTGTTGTATTTGCCCAAACGGATCAGTTTCATCCTACCTATATATTGGGGGGGGTAATAAAAGGCTGGCAGTTGGGTATCCCGCAGATCAAACCGGGAGGTAAGGTACGGTTGCTGATCCCATCGCGTTATGCTTATGGGCCATATGCGCAGGATTCGATACATTTGCCGGCAAATTCAGTGCTTGATTTTCAAATTCAGCTGTATAACGTAACCAATTAA
- a CDS encoding REP-associated tyrosine transposase, with protein MGRKYVFHEHDQLYFVSFATVNWIDVFVRRIYCDIVVDSLKYCIENKGLELYAWCIMSSHVHLIISTEKGNLSNIMRDLKRHTSKAILKAVAENPQESRREWLLWMFERAGIHNANNEHYQFWQQNNHPIELSTQQMITQRLDYVHNNPVESGAVDYPPNYLYSSAKDYYLDEEGVLPVIKLS; from the coding sequence ATGGGCCGTAAATACGTTTTTCACGAACACGATCAACTTTATTTTGTAAGCTTTGCTACGGTAAATTGGATCGATGTTTTTGTACGGCGAATTTATTGCGATATTGTAGTAGACAGCCTTAAATATTGCATCGAAAATAAAGGCTTGGAGTTGTATGCGTGGTGTATCATGTCCAGCCACGTGCACCTGATCATAAGCACAGAAAAAGGCAACCTGTCAAATATAATGCGCGACCTAAAAAGGCACACTTCTAAAGCTATTTTAAAAGCGGTTGCCGAAAATCCGCAAGAGAGTAGACGCGAATGGTTATTATGGATGTTTGAAAGAGCTGGAATACATAATGCCAATAATGAACATTATCAATTTTGGCAACAAAATAATCATCCTATTGAATTATCTACTCAGCAAATGATAACGCAGCGATTAGATTATGTGCATAATAATCCGGTTGAATCCGGTGCGGTTGATTATCCTCCAAATTATTTGTATAGTAGTGCGAAAGATTATTATTTGGATGAAGAGGGAGTACTGCCTGTTATAAAGTTAAGCTGA
- a CDS encoding NAD+ synthase — MKIALAQLNYHVGNFESNTNKIIDHIIKAKNNGADLVVFAELCVCGYPSRDFLEFDEFIGLCDEAAKKIAEVCVGIACIIGLPTPNHKPEGKDLSNSAYFIENGEVKALVNKALLPNYDVFDEYRYFEPSTEFNCIEFKGKRIALTICEDLWNTIENPLYITRPMDTLIHQNPHLMINIAASPFAYNHDEERIEILSDNASRYKLPLLYVNHVGAQTELIFDGGSLVFDNTGKLIDEMPYFEESMAYYTLNEDNTLSFDHPATIKTERPGDIEQIYQAVILGIRDYFYKSGFKQAILGLSGGIDSAVVCALAAEALGPQNVMAVLLPSRFSTDHSLKDAQDLVDNLGCKHEIVPIKSITEAFETALNPQFDGLPFNIAEENIQSRSRAVLLMAMCNKFGYILLNTSNKSEAAVGYGTLYGDMCGGISVIGDVYKTQVFELARYINRNKEIIPINSIVKPPSAELRPDQKDTDSLPEYDVLDKILAEYIENRCSSAEIIRMGYDEATVRRVIKLTNSAEHKRYQTPPILRVSPKAFGMGRRMPIVGKYLS, encoded by the coding sequence ATGAAAATCGCGTTAGCCCAGCTCAACTATCACGTAGGTAATTTTGAATCGAACACCAATAAAATCATCGATCATATCATCAAGGCAAAAAATAATGGCGCCGACCTGGTTGTATTTGCCGAACTATGTGTTTGCGGCTATCCCTCACGCGATTTTTTAGAGTTTGATGAATTTATAGGCTTATGCGATGAAGCGGCCAAAAAGATAGCCGAAGTATGTGTAGGTATTGCCTGTATCATAGGCTTGCCAACCCCTAACCATAAACCCGAGGGTAAAGACCTGAGCAACTCGGCCTATTTTATTGAGAACGGCGAAGTGAAGGCATTAGTAAACAAAGCCTTGCTGCCTAATTACGATGTATTTGATGAGTATCGTTATTTTGAACCTTCAACAGAATTTAATTGTATTGAGTTTAAAGGTAAGCGGATAGCACTAACCATTTGCGAGGATCTGTGGAATACCATCGAAAACCCGCTGTACATTACCCGGCCAATGGATACCCTCATTCATCAAAATCCGCACCTGATGATCAATATAGCAGCATCACCTTTTGCTTATAACCACGATGAAGAGCGTATCGAGATCCTGAGTGATAATGCCAGTCGTTATAAACTGCCGTTGTTGTATGTTAACCATGTTGGCGCTCAAACCGAATTGATATTTGATGGCGGTTCGTTGGTGTTTGATAATACAGGTAAGCTAATTGATGAGATGCCGTATTTTGAGGAAAGCATGGCTTATTATACATTAAATGAAGATAACACGCTAAGCTTTGATCATCCGGCAACGATAAAAACTGAGCGGCCGGGTGATATCGAGCAGATCTATCAAGCTGTTATCCTTGGCATCCGTGATTATTTTTATAAATCGGGCTTTAAGCAGGCAATTTTAGGTTTGTCGGGCGGTATTGATTCGGCAGTAGTGTGCGCTTTGGCTGCAGAGGCGCTGGGGCCGCAAAATGTGATGGCTGTATTACTGCCTTCACGGTTTTCAACAGATCATTCATTAAAAGATGCGCAGGATTTGGTTGATAACCTTGGTTGCAAACACGAAATAGTGCCCATTAAAAGCATTACAGAGGCCTTTGAAACAGCGTTAAATCCGCAGTTTGATGGCTTGCCTTTTAATATCGCGGAGGAAAATATCCAATCGCGCAGCAGGGCTGTTTTATTAATGGCGATGTGCAATAAGTTCGGGTATATTTTGCTGAACACCAGTAACAAAAGCGAAGCCGCTGTAGGCTATGGCACTTTATATGGCGATATGTGCGGCGGTATTTCTGTTATTGGCGATGTTTACAAAACCCAGGTTTTTGAGCTTGCGCGATATATTAATCGCAATAAGGAGATCATACCGATCAACTCCATCGTTAAACCGCCATCGGCTGAGTTAAGGCCCGATCAAAAAGATACCGATTCGCTGCCCGAATACGATGTGCTCGACAAGATCCTGGCCGAGTATATCGAAAACCGATGCTCATCGGCCGAGATTATCAGGATGGGATATGACGAGGCAACCGTTCGCCGGGTTATCAAGCTCACTAATTCGGCCGAGCATAAGCGTTATCAAACACCGCCTATTTTAAGGGTATCGCCAAAAGCATTTGGTATGGGCCGGAGGATGCCTATTGTAGGTAAATACTTGTCGTAA
- a CDS encoding MarR family winged helix-turn-helix transcriptional regulator, which translates to MHNNVKHQETIDYFIKIVWQTMANRYNQLVTEFGFTQSIGYLLINIDEKEGTTVSQAAALLGLKSTSLSRMLSQLETTGLIYRESNEGDKRSVKIYLTALGKEKRHQARVIVRQFNNYLDANISEADKQHLIETLKKLNKLTVNYKP; encoded by the coding sequence ATGCATAATAATGTAAAACACCAGGAAACTATCGACTATTTTATAAAGATAGTGTGGCAAACCATGGCTAACCGTTACAACCAGTTGGTGACGGAGTTTGGCTTTACACAGTCAATAGGTTACCTGCTCATTAATATCGACGAAAAGGAAGGTACTACCGTATCGCAGGCTGCTGCCTTGCTGGGGCTTAAATCAACCAGCTTGTCGCGCATGCTTAGTCAACTGGAAACCACCGGGTTGATATATCGTGAAAGCAACGAGGGCGATAAGCGTTCGGTTAAAATTTACCTTACTGCGTTAGGTAAAGAAAAACGACACCAGGCCCGTGTAATAGTACGCCAGTTCAATAATTACCTCGATGCTAACATCAGCGAAGCCGATAAACAACACCTCATCGAAACGCTTAAAAAGCTGAACAAGCTTACCGTTAACTATAAACCCTGA
- the ggt gene encoding gamma-glutamyltransferase → MTINRLKINNLKCQVLFLSVIFFVLPGCAPRQLGVNNSGQYRNGMVVCAYPDAAQVGLDILKRGGNAVDAAVAVQFALAVTLPEAGNIGGGGFMVYRAGNGKTSTLDFREKGPGAANVNMYLDSAGNVIPNMSLYTHKALGVPGSVDGMIEAHHKYGKLKWADLIEPAIKLARNGFKITKHLASDLNRTAQQFKKLNPGKNYLIKDGEWKEGDLLVQEDLAKTFEQIRDKGRDGFYDGPVADLIVDEMKLGNGLITKADLKNYHAVWRDAIVGKYKDYKIITMPPPSSGGIALLQLLKSVEPYPLKRWGYNQDSTIRLIVEAERRVYADRSKYLGDPDFYKVPVDSLLQPAYITSRMKSFSWDAATPSASIQPGSFVGYESDQTTHYSIVDREGNAVSVTTTLNDSFGSKIFVGGAGFLLNNEMDDFSSKPGVPNMYGLVGGKANSIQPGKRMLSSMTPTIVEKDGKLFMVVGTPGGSTIITSVFQTILNVIEFNQNMQQAVASKRFHSQWLPDEVTIEKDGVDSTTVGKLQSKGYKIVTTKSIGRVDAILKTKWGYYEGGADPRGDDTKMGW, encoded by the coding sequence ATGACTATAAACCGCCTTAAAATAAATAATCTGAAATGCCAGGTCCTGTTTTTATCCGTAATATTTTTTGTTTTACCGGGATGTGCACCAAGGCAGCTCGGGGTCAATAACAGCGGTCAGTACCGTAACGGAATGGTAGTTTGCGCATATCCGGATGCCGCACAGGTGGGGCTTGATATATTGAAGAGAGGAGGTAATGCAGTTGATGCCGCCGTAGCGGTGCAATTTGCTTTGGCAGTCACTTTGCCCGAAGCCGGGAACATAGGTGGCGGCGGTTTCATGGTTTACCGTGCCGGTAACGGTAAAACAAGCACACTTGATTTTAGGGAAAAAGGCCCGGGTGCAGCTAATGTTAATATGTATCTTGATTCGGCAGGTAATGTAATCCCCAATATGAGTTTGTATACCCACAAAGCATTGGGCGTGCCGGGATCAGTTGATGGAATGATTGAGGCTCATCATAAATACGGCAAACTGAAATGGGCCGATTTGATTGAACCGGCCATTAAACTTGCCCGCAATGGTTTTAAAATAACCAAACATTTGGCCAGCGATCTTAACCGTACCGCTCAACAATTTAAAAAGCTAAACCCGGGTAAAAATTATTTGATAAAGGACGGGGAATGGAAAGAGGGTGATCTACTGGTACAGGAAGACCTGGCCAAAACATTTGAACAGATCCGTGATAAAGGCCGTGACGGTTTTTATGACGGGCCTGTTGCGGATTTGATTGTTGATGAAATGAAACTGGGGAATGGCCTTATCACGAAAGCTGATCTCAAAAACTATCATGCTGTTTGGCGTGATGCAATCGTTGGTAAATACAAGGATTACAAGATCATTACCATGCCGCCGCCTTCAAGCGGGGGGATTGCTTTATTGCAATTGCTGAAGTCAGTTGAGCCTTATCCGCTGAAAAGATGGGGCTACAATCAGGATTCTACCATCAGGCTTATCGTGGAGGCCGAGCGCCGGGTATACGCAGACCGTTCCAAATACCTTGGCGATCCGGACTTTTATAAAGTGCCGGTTGATAGCCTGCTCCAGCCGGCTTATATCACATCGCGCATGAAAAGCTTTAGCTGGGATGCTGCTACGCCAAGTGCCAGTATCCAACCAGGCTCATTTGTTGGTTATGAAAGCGACCAGACCACGCATTATTCCATTGTGGACAGGGAAGGCAACGCGGTATCCGTTACTACCACGTTGAATGATAGCTTTGGCTCAAAGATCTTTGTAGGCGGGGCGGGCTTTTTGCTGAATAATGAAATGGATGATTTTAGCTCCAAGCCTGGTGTGCCAAACATGTACGGGCTGGTTGGTGGCAAGGCTAACAGCATTCAGCCTGGCAAGCGGATGTTATCATCCATGACGCCCACTATTGTTGAAAAGGACGGCAAGCTGTTCATGGTAGTAGGAACCCCCGGCGGCTCAACTATTATTACCTCTGTTTTCCAAACCATACTCAATGTAATTGAATTTAATCAGAACATGCAGCAGGCTGTTGCTTCAAAGCGTTTCCACAGCCAGTGGCTTCCCGACGAAGTAACTATTGAGAAGGACGGTGTTGACAGTACTACAGTTGGCAAGCTACAAAGCAAAGGATATAAGATTGTAACCACCAAATCCATTGGCCGCGTTGATGCTATCCTCAAAACTAAATGGGGCTATTACGAAGGCGGGGCCGACCCGAGAGGGGATGATACCAAGATGGGTTGGTAG
- a CDS encoding S8 family serine peptidase translates to MIKLYTIISFCLLLLFAAGDAMAQQPLISEKNRLQLNDISQQSFTNYKASHDRALSLATTHGWTLSRRTKNGNLVTLQGVNKLGFPIYLITHNNTTAAATTGTNTLQPGGSLGLNLSGSSDFLTNKLAIWDGGAVYKAHQEFAGKTITLKTTEPVNDHSSHVAGTMIAKGIYAPAKGMSFGATTLQSYDFNNDEATMSAAAANLLLSNHSYGVVTGWDYNDSAGRWEWNGLPGDTVDYNFGFYDSKTANWDKIAYTAPYYLIVESAGNERTSNGPAVGETYYGYKSKTDQTFVNKGARPAGISNNDSYDIISTSGNAKNILTVGAVYPLLYGPKNRSDVAIAPFSSWGPTDDGRIKPDIVGDGVNVLSVGVDNTTSYATLSGTSMAAPNVTGSLYLLQEYYAKQNGGTFMRSATLKGLVCHTAFDAGNVGPDYIYGWGLLNMAEAAQAITNNGGKSIVSEKTLTQGQTQTYNVIASGNRLLAATISWTDPQGTATTEGVINSRTPKLVNDLDIRVSDGTTTFTPWVLDPNKPGFAATNGDNIRDNIEQVYIPNSVPGRAYTITVSHKGSLSSGSQAYSLIVTGVGGTAYCASAPLSNADSKVDNLKLANIDNTPAAGCTSYSDYTNLTVRLEQAKTYPLSITLGTCGNNFSKAAKVFIDWNANGVFEDNELAATTGIVNGTGTYNTNITVPGTVIAGAYSLMRVVLTETGDASTIKACGSYAKGETQDYRVQFLQTSIDAGVISIVSPGSSGSCSASTPVTVRLKNFGNAAINNIPVTVTITNANNVTTTYNEIYKASLPALAEDNFTFSQEFNAVAGASYTITATSKLTGDPVSSNNSVTANIVINSPATIGDLSAYYCSTTNQYELFGTGDGTVLWYQNATDELPIATGSEALTTLAPVNNTYYAGVNDFTGTIGPATKSVFTAGGYNQFTPYVTVNTKVPVLIKSARLYIGNSGKITFNVSNANGQIVSSVTINAVATRTTPLAGAQPDDPNDQGQVYDLNLSLPGAGNYQISVDFADQATIYRNNGGVTGYPFKIGNIFSITGNSATATNGDTTAYKGYYYYFYDMKVQSLGCASAVRKAVTLSKPLITQTNNTLNSNFTDGNQWLLNGNVISGATAATYNPVQSGKYQVQVTLANGCVAQSDNYVYAREGRAGNKNEIGLSVFPVPVSTDLNVVFAAKEATTMKLSLINALGEAVYQGGQQNIDQGNYSTILNVSRQTPGVYVLRVLLGQKVYSQKVIITR, encoded by the coding sequence ATGATCAAACTTTACACAATTATTTCTTTTTGCCTTTTGCTGTTATTTGCTGCAGGCGATGCTATGGCCCAACAGCCTTTGATCAGCGAAAAGAACAGGCTTCAGCTTAACGATATTTCGCAGCAATCGTTCACCAATTATAAGGCGTCGCATGACAGGGCGCTCTCTTTAGCTACAACACATGGATGGACATTATCCCGCCGTACAAAAAACGGCAACCTGGTCACCCTGCAAGGGGTTAACAAATTGGGTTTCCCGATATACCTTATAACACACAACAATACAACAGCGGCTGCTACCACCGGTACAAATACGTTGCAGCCCGGTGGTTCATTAGGTTTGAACTTATCAGGATCGTCAGATTTTTTGACCAATAAGCTGGCCATTTGGGATGGCGGAGCGGTTTACAAAGCTCATCAGGAATTTGCCGGTAAAACCATCACCCTAAAAACTACCGAACCGGTCAATGACCATTCATCGCACGTAGCCGGTACCATGATAGCCAAAGGCATTTACGCGCCGGCCAAAGGCATGTCATTTGGAGCAACAACCCTTCAGTCATATGATTTTAATAATGATGAAGCCACCATGAGTGCCGCTGCTGCCAATCTTCTACTTTCCAATCACTCATACGGGGTAGTAACGGGTTGGGATTATAATGATTCGGCCGGCCGCTGGGAGTGGAATGGTTTACCTGGCGACACGGTAGATTACAACTTTGGTTTCTACGACTCAAAAACAGCCAACTGGGATAAGATAGCTTATACCGCCCCATATTACCTCATTGTTGAATCGGCAGGTAACGAGCGTACAAGTAATGGCCCAGCAGTGGGTGAAACCTACTACGGCTACAAAAGCAAAACCGATCAAACTTTCGTGAACAAAGGCGCCCGCCCTGCCGGCATCAGCAATAATGATAGCTATGATATTATAAGCACCAGCGGCAACGCCAAAAACATACTTACCGTAGGCGCAGTTTACCCGCTATTGTACGGTCCTAAAAACCGGAGCGATGTAGCCATAGCGCCGTTCAGCAGCTGGGGGCCAACAGATGATGGCCGCATTAAGCCGGATATTGTAGGGGATGGTGTTAACGTACTTTCGGTAGGGGTTGATAATACTACTTCATATGCTACTTTATCAGGCACCTCAATGGCTGCCCCTAATGTTACAGGTTCGCTTTATTTGCTGCAGGAATACTATGCCAAACAAAATGGAGGAACATTTATGCGGTCGGCCACATTGAAAGGATTGGTTTGCCATACGGCCTTCGATGCCGGCAATGTGGGGCCTGATTATATTTATGGCTGGGGATTGCTTAACATGGCCGAAGCTGCACAAGCCATAACCAACAATGGCGGTAAAAGCATAGTAAGCGAAAAAACACTTACACAAGGACAAACACAAACCTATAACGTAATAGCATCCGGTAACCGCTTACTGGCAGCAACCATATCATGGACAGATCCACAAGGTACGGCAACTACCGAAGGCGTGATCAACAGCCGGACTCCCAAATTGGTGAATGACCTCGATATCAGGGTAAGTGACGGCACAACAACTTTTACTCCCTGGGTACTTGACCCCAATAAGCCTGGATTTGCTGCAACTAACGGAGATAACATCAGGGATAACATTGAACAGGTATATATCCCTAATTCGGTTCCCGGCAGGGCTTATACTATTACGGTATCACATAAAGGAAGCTTATCATCCGGGTCGCAGGCATACTCGCTTATTGTTACCGGGGTTGGGGGAACTGCTTACTGTGCTTCGGCTCCGCTCTCAAATGCCGACTCAAAAGTTGATAATTTAAAACTCGCTAATATTGATAATACCCCGGCCGCAGGCTGCACAAGCTATTCGGACTATACCAACCTTACCGTACGGCTTGAGCAGGCTAAAACGTACCCCTTGAGCATCACCCTTGGCACTTGCGGCAACAATTTTAGTAAAGCTGCAAAAGTGTTTATAGACTGGAATGCTAACGGTGTGTTTGAAGATAATGAGCTGGCAGCAACAACCGGTATCGTTAACGGAACCGGTACTTATAATACCAACATTACCGTGCCGGGAACAGTAATTGCCGGGGCTTATAGCCTGATGCGGGTTGTGCTTACAGAAACCGGCGATGCATCAACCATTAAAGCATGCGGCAGCTATGCCAAAGGCGAAACCCAGGATTACCGGGTGCAATTTCTGCAAACCAGTATTGACGCTGGCGTTATTTCAATTGTTAGCCCGGGCAGCAGTGGTTCGTGCTCGGCGAGCACACCTGTTACAGTGAGGCTTAAAAATTTTGGCAACGCGGCTATAAACAATATCCCGGTAACGGTTACTATTACCAATGCCAATAATGTTACAACTACTTACAATGAGATCTATAAGGCATCATTGCCCGCATTGGCCGAGGATAACTTTACCTTCAGCCAGGAGTTTAATGCGGTTGCAGGGGCATCCTACACTATTACCGCTACCAGCAAACTTACCGGCGATCCGGTTAGCAGCAATAATTCGGTTACAGCCAATATCGTCATTAATTCGCCGGCAACTATTGGCGATCTGAGTGCTTATTATTGTTCCACTACCAATCAATACGAATTATTTGGCACTGGCGACGGTACTGTACTATGGTATCAGAATGCAACTGATGAACTGCCGATAGCCACCGGCAGTGAAGCGTTAACAACCCTGGCGCCGGTTAATAATACTTACTATGCAGGCGTTAATGATTTTACCGGAACAATTGGTCCGGCTACTAAAAGCGTGTTTACGGCTGGTGGTTATAATCAGTTTACCCCTTATGTAACTGTAAACACTAAGGTGCCGGTATTAATTAAAAGCGCACGCCTTTACATTGGTAATTCGGGGAAAATAACATTTAATGTATCCAATGCTAACGGGCAAATTGTATCGTCGGTTACCATAAACGCTGTTGCAACCCGTACAACCCCTCTGGCAGGCGCACAGCCCGATGATCCTAACGATCAGGGACAGGTGTATGATTTAAACCTGTCGTTACCAGGTGCCGGCAATTACCAGATCTCGGTTGATTTTGCTGATCAGGCTACAATATATCGTAATAACGGAGGGGTAACAGGTTACCCGTTTAAGATTGGTAATATATTTAGCATTACCGGTAACAGCGCTACTGCAACCAATGGCGATACAACCGCCTATAAAGGTTACTACTATTATTTTTATGATATGAAGGTGCAAAGCCTGGGCTGCGCATCGGCCGTACGTAAGGCGGTAACGTTGAGCAAGCCGCTTATTACCCAAACCAATAACACACTTAACTCAAACTTTACCGATGGCAACCAGTGGCTGTTAAATGGCAATGTAATAAGCGGGGCTACCGCTGCAACTTATAACCCTGTACAAAGTGGAAAATACCAGGTGCAGGTTACCCTGGCCAATGGCTGTGTGGCGCAATCAGATAATTATGTTTACGCACGCGAAGGCAGGGCCGGGAATAAAAATGAAATTGGGTTGAGCGTGTTCCCGGTACCGGTAAGTACCGATTTAAACGTGGTATTTGCGGCTAAAGAAGCCACCACCATGAAATTATCCCTCATTAATGCTTTAGGTGAAGCCGTTTACCAGGGCGGGCAGCAAAACATTGATCAGGGTAATTACAGCACTATTTTGAATGTTAGCAGGCAAACGCCGGGAGTATATGTGCTTAGGGTATTACTTGGACAGAAGGTCTATTCGCAAAAAGTTATCATCACCCGTTAG
- the gldB gene encoding gliding motility lipoprotein GldB: MNPTRYIAKQIYLIFSIGLILSSCTRNKKIDVSNINVNVKIERFDHDFDAMHNKPMTLQASYLQKQYGSFYPDFIERILQVGSTKDTTYFKALREVFAGKAYNDLKHDADAAFPNMDRQNASLTEAFKYIKYYYPQKPLPRVYAYISGFQAQTTIGDGYFGVGIDLFLGTDSRFYPSLTNAFPHYLSKWFTPDNITPRVVEGMAREDMFPEDDNDKALLNKMIYNGKIMYFMDRVLPDVADSTKIRYTTEQLKWCNEFEGKIWGYFLEQNLLYETDYQKIQKYLTEAPFTPGLGEKNDSAPKLAVWTGWQIVRKYMDKHPDVTLPQLMADKDAQKLLNESGYHPK; this comes from the coding sequence ATGAACCCTACCCGGTATATAGCAAAGCAAATTTACTTAATTTTTTCCATCGGCCTGATATTAAGCAGCTGTACCCGCAACAAAAAAATTGATGTAAGCAATATCAACGTTAATGTAAAAATTGAGCGGTTTGATCATGATTTTGATGCAATGCACAATAAACCGATGACCTTGCAAGCTTCCTACCTGCAAAAACAATACGGCAGTTTTTACCCTGATTTTATCGAACGCATTTTACAGGTTGGTAGTACTAAGGATACCACCTATTTTAAAGCCCTCCGCGAGGTGTTTGCGGGCAAAGCCTATAACGACCTCAAGCACGACGCCGATGCCGCCTTCCCTAATATGGACCGGCAGAACGCCAGCCTTACCGAAGCTTTTAAATACATTAAATATTATTACCCCCAAAAACCTCTCCCGCGGGTATATGCTTATATTTCTGGTTTCCAGGCACAAACTACCATTGGTGATGGCTACTTCGGCGTCGGGATAGATTTGTTTCTGGGTACGGATTCGCGTTTTTATCCTTCGCTTACCAATGCTTTTCCGCATTATCTTTCCAAATGGTTTACACCTGATAACATTACGCCCCGCGTGGTTGAAGGCATGGCACGAGAGGACATGTTCCCGGAAGATGACAATGATAAAGCCCTGCTTAATAAAATGATCTATAACGGCAAGATCATGTACTTTATGGACAGGGTACTACCTGATGTGGCCGATAGTACCAAGATCCGGTATACTACCGAGCAATTAAAATGGTGCAATGAATTTGAAGGCAAGATCTGGGGGTACTTTTTAGAACAAAACCTGCTATACGAAACCGATTATCAGAAAATTCAAAAGTACCTCACCGAAGCCCCTTTTACCCCCGGCCTTGGCGAGAAGAATGATTCGGCGCCGAAACTTGCTGTGTGGACGGGCTGGCAGATAGTAAGGAAATATATGGACAAGCACCCTGACGTAACGCTACCCCAGCTGATGGCCGATAAAGATGCCCAAAAGCTCCTGAACGAATCGGGATATCACCCCAAATAA
- the atpG gene encoding ATP synthase F1 subunit gamma produces the protein MANLKEVRNRIKSVSSTQQITKAMKMVSAAKLKRATNAIIQLRPYASKLKDLLANLSASLEDNTSPYLQEREPVRVLVVVVSSNRGLAGAFNTNVIKTANNLIAEKYPKQLAAGNVSIVAIGKKAQEFYQRRKYNVIGNNNDLYSDLNFENASKITEAIMQGFVNGDYDRVELVYNHFRNAAVQYLITEQLLPVPKAEKKEEVKAANVDYILEPSQQEIVEQLIPKNIKIQLYRAVLDSNASEHGARMTAMDKATENAGELLKSLKLSYNQARQAAITTELTEIVSGAAALSGGN, from the coding sequence ATGGCTAATTTAAAAGAAGTAAGAAACAGGATCAAGTCTGTATCATCAACCCAGCAGATCACCAAGGCTATGAAAATGGTTTCGGCTGCTAAGTTGAAACGTGCTACCAACGCTATTATTCAGCTGCGCCCTTACGCAAGTAAGTTGAAGGACCTGCTGGCTAACTTATCTGCAAGTTTGGAGGATAACACTTCTCCATACCTTCAGGAGCGTGAGCCGGTACGTGTATTGGTAGTTGTGGTATCATCAAACCGTGGTTTGGCCGGCGCTTTCAATACTAACGTTATTAAAACTGCCAATAATCTTATTGCCGAAAAATATCCTAAGCAACTTGCTGCCGGTAACGTATCTATCGTTGCCATCGGTAAAAAAGCCCAGGAGTTTTATCAAAGGCGTAAGTATAACGTAATTGGTAATAACAATGACCTGTACTCGGACCTTAACTTCGAAAACGCTTCAAAAATTACCGAAGCTATTATGCAGGGCTTTGTTAACGGCGATTATGACCGTGTGGAGCTGGTGTATAACCACTTCCGTAACGCGGCTGTACAATACCTGATCACTGAACAGTTATTGCCAGTGCCAAAAGCCGAAAAGAAAGAGGAAGTAAAAGCAGCTAATGTTGATTATATCCTTGAGCCATCACAACAGGAAATTGTTGAGCAACTGATCCCTAAAAATATCAAGATTCAACTTTACCGCGCTGTATTGGATTCAAACGCATCTGAACATGGTGCCCGTATGACAGCGATGGATAAAGCAACCGAAAATGCAGGTGAGCTTTTGAAATCATTGAAACTTTCATACAACCAGGCCCGTCAGGCAGCCATCACTACCGAGCTTACCGAGATCGTGAGCGGTGCTGCAGCCCTTTCAGGCGGTAACTAA